The genomic interval AGCGCAGCAAAAAAACTGAAATAATACAGCGTAGCCGAGATCGGCCGGTGAGCGCCGTACTTCTGAAAGCTCAACACAACCGGAAAGGCGATGGCCGCGCTGATGGAGCTGATCGAAACGATGCGCGTGAGGGCCAGCACCAGGAGAAAAACCGCAAAGCAGATGAGCACTACCAGTGGCGGATAAAGCGCCAGTAGAACGCCCGCTGCTGTGCCGACGCCTTTACCGCCGCGAAATCCGGCGAACACTGTCCAGATATGACCGATGATCGCCGCCAGGCCGCAAAACAAACACAGGGAGTCGTGCGGAAGGACCGCGGCGGAGAAAGCCACCCGGGGCAGCCAGTAGGCGGCGACGAATCCCTTGAACGCATCCATCAGCATGACAAACAGCCCCGGTTTCC from bacterium carries:
- the plsY gene encoding glycerol-3-phosphate 1-O-acyltransferase PlsY — encoded protein: MLLVLLVLLLAYLLGSLPTALVVGKLLRGIDIRQHGSGNAGGTNVFRVLGWKPGLFVMLMDAFKGFVAAYWLPRVAFSAAVLPHDSLCLFCGLAAIIGHIWTVFAGFRGGKGVGTAAGVLLALYPPLVVLICFAVFLLVLALTRIVSISSISAAIAFPVVLSFQKYGAHRPISATLYYFSFFAAL